From a region of the Cygnus atratus isolate AKBS03 ecotype Queensland, Australia chromosome 3, CAtr_DNAZoo_HiC_assembly, whole genome shotgun sequence genome:
- the AK9 gene encoding adenylate kinase 9, whose amino-acid sequence MASQGEKQAPPFTDIFDEDEAEKSFLLSKPTCLIVLGKPGSGKKTLARKLAQIWKCIYIEALEVIEMNIREETEYGLKCQELLFKGQSISEELVTEMILKKIESPEAAHFGYVLSGLPSLSEEYMTVSQQIEKIKHLKLKPDFLVNIKCSDYDLCQRISGQRQHPDSGQVYQRNQWDPKVNEKQKKNSEQHGEENEEVEEQEEEEAAEDSLKMSEILHQLVQRPEDFPENAEERVGMYKDIMLRSLEDLMAEQDSRYLIELDGNQQPDELFASVVVRLQSMGVPNGAPVTRLQSQQEEMLEGLENDELFRVLSSFKQIAPRYRWRRSRWGQACPVALKEGDIVMGDPELAVSFLGKMYVLSSPEALKKFMLNPRPYLLPPMPIPPCKVLVFGPPFSGRTTICNLIANKYKGKVGS is encoded by the exons ATGGCttcacaaggagaaaaacaagctcCACCCTTTACAGACATCTTTGATGAAGATGAAgctgaaaaatcctttctgttgTCCAAGCCCACTTGCTTAATTGTCCTTGGAAAGCCC ggttctggaaagaaaacattagctAGAAAACTAGCACAAATATGGAAATGCATTTATATAGAAG CTTTGGAAGTAATTGAAATGAATATTCGTGAAGAAACAGAATATGGGCTTAAG TGTCAAgaattgctttttaaaggtcaaagtatttctgaagaactggTTACAGAAATGATTCTGAAAAAGATTGAGTCACCAGAAGCTGCTCATTTTG GTTACGTTCTCAGTGGATTACCTTCTCTCTCAGAGGAATATATGACTGTTTCACAgcaaatagagaaaataaaacatctaaaattaaaaccagatttCTTGGTTAACATTAAG TGTTCAGACTATGACTTATGCCAGAGAATATCAGGACAAAGGCAACACCCTGATTCAGGGCAGGTATATCAGAGGAACCAATGGGATCCTAAagttaatgaaaagcaaaagaaaaatagtgaaCAGCATGGAGAGGAGAATGAAGAAGTtgaagagcaggaagaagaagag GCTGCAGAAGATTCACTTAAGATGTCAGAAATTCTGCATCAATTAGTGCAAAGGCCTGaagattttcctgaaaatgcagaggaaCGAGTTGGCATGTATAAGGATATAATGCTTCGTTCTTTGGaa GACTTGATGGCTGAACAGGATTCTCGATATCTCATTGAACTGGATGGAAATCAGCAGCCAGACGAACTCTTTGCA tcgGTTGTAGTTCGACTTCAATCTATGGGTGTTCCAAATGGAGCTCCTGTAACTAGACTTCAAAGTCAGCAAGAAGAAATGCTGGAAGGACTGGAAAAT GATGAACTTTTCCGCGTTCTGTCATCATTCAAACAAATAGCACCCAGATACCGATGGCGTAGAAGCAGATGGGGGCAAGCATGCCCTGTGGCTTTAAAGGAGGGTGATATTGTAATGGGAGACCCAGAATTGGCTGTCAG TTTTCTAGGTAAAATGTATGTACTGTCATCCCCTGAGGCACTGAAAAAATTTATGTTGAATCCACGGCCTTACCTGTTACCACCAATGCCAATTCCTCCTTGTAAAGTACTAGTATTTGGCCCTCCATTTTCCGGAAGAACAACTATTTGCAATCTAATTGCAAACAAATATAAAGGAAAGGTAGGTTCATAA